In Nicotiana tabacum cultivar K326 chromosome 2, ASM71507v2, whole genome shotgun sequence, the following proteins share a genomic window:
- the LOC142166844 gene encoding uncharacterized protein LOC142166844, giving the protein MGVWTLFTVRASNINGSGLGVALITPSGETLRQAIRIGSLTNNEAEYEALVAGLELARGLDSKVIKIKCDSQLVVNQVYGIFDTKEERMKQYLNKVQVLHARFREWSIVNILREENVEADALANLGSSTKMKGSDSGTLVQFLHSVLDVDGYCELYRRLFQGPLARCLGDSKEDYVKREVHEGVYGNHSGANSCLLKNIREGEVIDFIWDHIVSRFGIPKEIACDNGPQFVGSKVSKFLEGLNIKRITSSPYHPSINGQVESTNKVTLQNLKKKLEDAKVKWPDEILVVLWAYWTTAKSSIGETLFSFVYGLEALIPVEVGEPTLRFSRANEEANNEVLLVKLDLLEEHRNMTYVRMVAQKQRMKRYYNRRVNLHYFKVRDLVLRRVTQSTRDINAGKMGSTWEGPYQVSAITGKGSYELKN; this is encoded by the exons AtgggagtttggaccttatttactgtCAGAGCCTCCAACATAAATGGGTCCGGTCTTGGAGTAGCTCTAATCACCCCTTCGGGGGAAACCCTAAGACAGGCCATTAGAATTGGatcattaactaacaatgaagccgagtatgaggctttggttgCAGGACTTGAACTAGCTCGAGGACTAGATTCTAAGGTCATCAAGATAAAATGTGACTCCCAGCTGGTGGTAAACCAAGTATATGGGATTTTCGACACAAAGGAGGAGCGCATGAAGCAGTACTTGAACAAGGTTCAAGTATTACATGCAcgattcagagaatggtcaatCGTCAACATTTTGAGGGAGGAAAATGTGGAAGCAGATGCTTTGGCTAATTTGGGGTCATCCACGAAAATGAAAGGATCCGATTCTGGTACGCTCGTCCAATTTCTCCATTCGGTGTTAGATGTGGACGGTTACTGCGAA TTATACAGGAGATTGTTCCAAGGACCATTGGCTCGGTGCCTAGGGGACTCGAAGGAGGACTACGTGAagagagaagtccacgaaggggtCTACGGAAACCACTCTGGTGCAAACTC GTGCTTACTGAAAAACATCAGAGAAGGAGAAGTGATTgacttcatatgggaccacatagTCTCCCGATTTGGAATACCAAAGGAGATTGCTTGTGACAACGGGCCACAGTTCGTAGGTTCTAAGGTCTCAAAGTTTTTGGAAGGACTAAATATCAAACGGATCACGTCTTCTCCGTATCACCCGAGCATTAATGGACAGGTGGAGTCAACCAACAAGGTAACTCTTCAAAACCTTAAAAAGAAGTTAGAAGATGCCAAGGTCAAGTGGCCAGATGAGATCCTGGTAGTACTATGGGCTTATTGGACCACTGCAAAGTCGAGCATAGGTGAAACACTTTTTTCGTTCGTATACGGTTTGGAGGCTTTGATACCGGTGGAAGTGGGGGAGCCGACCTTAAGGTTTTCTCGGGCAAATGAAGAAGCAAACAACGAAGTGTTGCTGGTCAAGTTAGATTTACTTGAGGAACACCGAAATATGACATACGTGAGGATGGTAGCTCAAAAGCAAAGGATGAAGAGGTATTACAACCGCAGAGTGAATCTCCATTATTTCAAAGTTAGAGATTTGGTTCTGAGGAGGGTTACTCAAAGCACGCGGGATATTAATGCTGGAAAGATGGGATCAACGTGGGAAGGACCTTACCAGGTCTCAGCTATAACCGGTAAAGGCTCATATGAACTGAAAAATTAG